Genomic window (Gemmatimonadota bacterium):
CAGGTGCGGGTGATCAGCGCGGAAGGCGAGCAGGTCGGCATCATGGAGACCAGGGAGGCCATGCAGCTTGCGTCCGGCGCCGACCTCGACCTCGTGGAAGTGTCGCCCGATGCCCGCCCGCCCGTCTGCAAG
Coding sequences:
- a CDS encoding translation initiation factor IF-3 codes for the protein MIRVPQVRVISAEGEQVGIMETREAMQLASGADLDLVEVSPDARPPVCK